A window of the Oscillospiraceae bacterium genome harbors these coding sequences:
- a CDS encoding KH domain-containing protein — MEELLTAIAQGLVQDPTAVQVTVDEPAPDGTVTYHLHVAEADMGRVIGKQGRIAKAIRVVMRAAATRQDTKVSVEID; from the coding sequence ATGGAAGAGCTTCTGACCGCGATTGCACAGGGACTTGTACAAGACCCCACGGCGGTTCAGGTGACCGTGGATGAACCTGCACCAGACGGTACCGTCACCTATCATCTGCATGTAGCAGAGGCGGATATGGGCCGCGTTATTGGCAAGCAGGGGCGCATTGCAAAAGCAATTCGCGTGGTCATGCGTGCAGCCGCTACACGGCAGGATACAAAAGTTTCTGTCGAAATTGACTGA
- the rpsP gene encoding 30S ribosomal protein S16, with amino-acid sequence MAVKIRLRRMGAKKKPFYRIVVADSRYPRDGRFIEEIGSYDPLKEPAEVKVDPDKVQTWIKNGAQPTDTVKRLLKQNGVL; translated from the coding sequence ATGGCAGTCAAGATTCGTCTGCGCCGCATGGGCGCAAAGAAGAAACCGTTTTACCGCATTGTTGTTGCAGATTCCCGCTATCCCCGCGATGGCCGTTTCATTGAGGAAATCGGCAGCTACGATCCGCTCAAAGAGCCGGCCGAGGTGAAAGTTGACCCCGATAAGGTGCAGACTTGGATTAAGAACGGCGCACAGCCGACAGATACCGTCAAGCGTCTGCTGAAGCAGAACGGCGTACTGTAA
- the rimM gene encoding ribosome maturation factor RimM (Essential for efficient processing of 16S rRNA): protein MKTEYLEAGRIVGTHGVSGELRLEPWCDSAAFLQQFDTLYWQTDKTPVKILASRVHKSLLLVKLQGITTVEQGDTLRGRVLCFRRADAALPAGAYFHEDLIGMEVRDAQNGQVYGKLTQVYTTGANDVYEVKDSAGRTVLMPAIAQVVKKVDLEQNVLEIVPMEGMFDAD, encoded by the coding sequence ATGAAAACAGAGTATCTGGAGGCCGGCCGCATTGTCGGCACCCACGGTGTGAGCGGTGAGCTTCGCTTAGAGCCGTGGTGTGACTCGGCGGCGTTTCTGCAGCAGTTCGATACTTTATATTGGCAAACGGACAAGACTCCGGTAAAAATTCTCGCTTCCCGCGTGCACAAAAGCCTGCTGTTGGTCAAGCTGCAGGGGATTACAACGGTGGAACAGGGCGATACCCTGCGTGGGCGCGTGCTGTGTTTTCGCCGGGCAGATGCTGCGCTGCCGGCGGGCGCTTACTTCCATGAAGATTTAATTGGTATGGAAGTGCGAGACGCACAAAACGGACAAGTTTACGGCAAGCTGACACAGGTGTACACAACGGGTGCAAACGATGTCTACGAGGTAAAGGACAGCGCCGGCCGCACGGTACTAATGCCTGCCATTGCGCAGGTTGTCAAAAAAGTGGACCTGGAACAGAATGTTCTGGAGATTGTACCGATGGAGGGTATGTTCGATGCGGATTGA
- a CDS encoding sodium:alanine symporter family protein: MSTFSEVLERIDGAVWGSVMVTLLVGTGVFLTLRLHFLPWCNLGYALRSVFGRDSHKKGRGSGDISPFSALMTTLASTIGTGNIAGVATAMVMGGPGALVWMWISAWFGLATKYTECTLAVRFRERNQKGEMCGGPMFTMKNGFRSKKAGMLLATLFALFTVLASFGIGDLTQANSISSAVQSVFHVPAWITGMVIMLLAFIILVGGIQSISKVSTVLVPAMAVFYIGGSLACIFGRLQNLPAGLAQIFKMAFSTHAVAGGAGGTLVVTMMSAMRAGCARGVFSNEAGLGSAAITACAATADHPSRQGYISMTGTFFDTIVICSVTGLVIACSGVLGMKGPDGALLDGAQLTIVAFESSLGQAGAWIVTIGLALFAFSTILGWEYIGEKALEFLVKKPTFSCLYRSLFALMSLVGATVAMKTVWNLSDIMNALMALPNLLSLLALSGVAADETKAYQRQVILPERMARKEKNRQKRLHRVKK, translated from the coding sequence ATGAGTACTTTTTCAGAAGTGTTGGAAAGAATCGATGGCGCAGTCTGGGGGTCGGTCATGGTTACACTGCTGGTGGGCACAGGTGTTTTCCTGACGCTCCGCCTGCATTTTCTGCCGTGGTGCAACTTGGGGTATGCACTTCGTTCTGTTTTTGGACGGGACTCCCATAAAAAAGGCCGCGGCAGCGGGGACATTTCTCCTTTTTCGGCGCTGATGACAACCTTGGCCTCTACGATTGGTACAGGAAACATCGCCGGTGTCGCAACAGCAATGGTCATGGGCGGCCCGGGCGCACTGGTTTGGATGTGGATTTCAGCGTGGTTTGGTCTTGCAACAAAATATACAGAATGCACGCTGGCAGTACGCTTTCGGGAGCGTAACCAAAAAGGCGAGATGTGTGGCGGGCCGATGTTTACTATGAAAAACGGCTTTCGCAGCAAAAAGGCGGGTATGCTGCTGGCAACCCTGTTTGCGCTGTTTACCGTGCTTGCTTCTTTTGGCATTGGGGACCTGACACAGGCTAATTCTATTTCATCTGCGGTACAAAGTGTTTTTCATGTGCCTGCATGGATAACTGGCATGGTGATTATGCTGCTTGCTTTTATCATTTTGGTCGGCGGTATTCAGTCCATCTCAAAAGTTTCTACTGTGCTGGTGCCAGCCATGGCTGTCTTTTACATAGGCGGTTCTCTTGCCTGCATTTTTGGCCGCTTGCAGAATCTGCCGGCGGGCCTTGCCCAAATTTTCAAAATGGCTTTCAGCACGCATGCCGTGGCCGGCGGCGCCGGCGGCACTTTGGTTGTCACCATGATGAGCGCTATGCGGGCCGGCTGTGCGCGCGGCGTTTTTTCCAATGAAGCGGGGCTTGGCTCTGCAGCGATTACCGCGTGTGCGGCGACAGCAGACCACCCTTCCCGCCAGGGATATATCAGCATGACTGGCACTTTTTTCGACACGATTGTTATCTGCTCTGTTACGGGGCTTGTCATTGCCTGTTCCGGGGTGCTGGGAATGAAAGGCCCCGACGGTGCTTTACTGGACGGCGCCCAACTGACGATTGTGGCTTTTGAAAGTTCGCTTGGTCAGGCCGGTGCGTGGATTGTGACGATTGGGCTGGCGCTCTTTGCATTTTCCACGATTTTGGGCTGGGAATATATCGGTGAAAAGGCACTGGAGTTTCTGGTGAAAAAGCCGACCTTTTCCTGTCTGTATCGGTCGCTGTTTGCGCTGATGTCTTTGGTTGGGGCAACGGTTGCCATGAAGACTGTTTGGAATCTTTCGGATATTATGAATGCGCTGATGGCTTTACCAAATCTTCTCAGTCTGCTGGCACTCAGCGGGGTCGCCGCAGACGAGACAAAGGCCTATCAAAGGCAAGTAATCCTTCCGGAGCGAATGGCGCGGAAAGAAAAGAACCGGCAAAAGCGCCTGCATCGGGTAAAAAAATGA
- a CDS encoding glycosyltransferase family 39 protein encodes MCRQNRTAAIFSHPYLLLALGCLLVFLAFPSGKADGTFSAGSVLLLACCAAAGGGLFFFSAEPANSGFSCTQRVAGAALSAGILCCVSLLTLQTSYPLPTLALLWLVVLTLSGIRLYVSHRLTARNVCILLGIGAFLLRALYILYTAYNIRQHDVFDISSNEGHQAYILYFAEHNFQLPNFSPTSVWEFYHPPLHYFLSALWVKLQTLLGFGTAAAIENVQLLTLFYSCATVILGYRILRALHFDGPALALPFAILCFHPTLILLSGSINNDMLCITLSFAAILYAIRWYQNASVKNILLLGAFLGLAMMAKSSGALVAPAVAVLFLIKLIKSKGKRGKLWGQFGLFLLVCAPLGLWWTVYSKLRFGVSPGSISSLTPDNPQYLGAYSTLQRFFGIDWQHLSIFENWGWSNKAFEYNLFTTIWKSSVFDEFTFFTSGSGLAFANLLFWGNILLSLAALVCMIYTAVSAAKGSSPLQSGTVSYRSAVLFFAVLYLTYLIFYIWFCFSQPYACTQSFRYIFPTVLAGAVGMGTVLRPGCRPAAEARSLTFALSLLVTLFCVGSAGTYLLLGTVQ; translated from the coding sequence ATGTGTAGACAAAACAGAACTGCAGCAATTTTTTCGCACCCCTATCTGCTGCTGGCACTTGGCTGCCTGCTGGTTTTTCTGGCCTTTCCCTCTGGGAAAGCAGATGGCACTTTTTCTGCAGGCAGTGTTTTGCTGCTGGCCTGCTGCGCAGCAGCGGGCGGTGGACTGTTTTTCTTTTCGGCAGAGCCTGCAAACAGCGGCTTTTCGTGTACACAGCGCGTGGCCGGTGCAGCCCTGAGCGCCGGAATTCTCTGCTGTGTCAGTCTGCTTACATTACAGACCTCTTACCCACTGCCCACGCTTGCCCTGCTATGGCTGGTTGTTTTGACTTTATCTGGTATCCGTTTATACGTCTCACACAGACTGACCGCCCGAAATGTCTGTATTCTTTTGGGAATCGGAGCTTTTCTGCTGCGGGCACTTTACATTCTATATACTGCATACAATATACGGCAGCACGATGTTTTTGATATCAGCAGCAATGAGGGCCACCAGGCCTATATTCTGTATTTTGCAGAACACAATTTTCAGCTGCCGAATTTCAGCCCGACTTCTGTTTGGGAATTCTACCACCCGCCGCTGCACTATTTTCTCAGCGCCCTGTGGGTAAAGCTGCAAACGCTGCTTGGTTTTGGCACAGCCGCTGCCATAGAAAATGTACAGCTGCTAACGCTTTTTTATTCCTGTGCCACAGTAATCCTCGGCTATCGCATTTTGCGGGCGCTGCATTTTGACGGCCCGGCACTGGCGCTGCCCTTTGCAATTTTATGCTTCCACCCAACTTTGATTCTGCTTTCCGGCAGCATCAACAACGATATGCTGTGCATCACCCTGTCTTTCGCTGCTATTCTGTATGCCATTCGATGGTACCAAAACGCTTCGGTTAAAAACATTCTGCTTTTAGGGGCTTTCCTCGGCCTTGCCATGATGGCCAAAAGCTCGGGGGCGCTAGTCGCACCCGCTGTGGCAGTTCTGTTCTTAATAAAGCTCATCAAAAGCAAAGGAAAGCGCGGCAAACTATGGGGACAGTTTGGCCTGTTTTTGCTGGTGTGCGCGCCGCTTGGACTGTGGTGGACTGTATACAGCAAACTGCGCTTTGGCGTTTCGCCCGGCTCCATTTCCAGCTTAACGCCCGACAACCCGCAGTACCTCGGCGCTTACAGCACCCTGCAGCGCTTCTTCGGGATTGACTGGCAGCACCTCTCTATTTTTGAAAACTGGGGCTGGTCAAATAAAGCTTTTGAGTACAATCTCTTTACAACAATTTGGAAAAGCTCGGTCTTCGATGAATTCACATTCTTTACCAGTGGAAGCGGACTTGCCTTTGCAAATCTTCTTTTCTGGGGAAACATTCTGCTGTCGCTGGCCGCCCTTGTCTGCATGATTTATACCGCGGTTTCAGCGGCAAAGGGATCCTCACCGCTGCAAAGCGGCACCGTTTCTTACCGTTCTGCTGTCCTGTTTTTTGCCGTCTTGTACCTCACATATCTGATTTTTTACATTTGGTTCTGCTTCTCGCAGCCCTATGCCTGCACCCAAAGTTTCCGCTACATCTTTCCTACTGTGCTGGCAGGCGCTGTCGGCATGGGTACTGTGCTGCGCCCCGGCTGCAGACCAGCTGCTGAAGCCCGTTCACTCACTTTTGCCCTTTCCCTGCTTGTCACGCTTTTCTGTGTAGGCAGTGCCGGCACTTACCTGCTGCTGGGCACCGTACAATAG
- a CDS encoding NAD(P)H-dependent oxidoreductase, translated as MNIVIINGQNHKGNTRMVAHELAEKVGGEITEFFLPKDFDEPCIGCWTCFKTDLTHCPHYEKLRPLSEAMDRADLIILASPVYVFHATGQMMNFLDHFGTQWMVHRPKECMFHKQGVCISTAAGGGMKDTCKDMYDSLLFWGVPKIYSLGFGVQAASPDNIPEKILQKIHRKTDSLAAKIRRNCEPSSPNLKARFWFTAVRSAHRHSLKMEPDYSYWEEKGWNGKNRPWKSKKAQSNII; from the coding sequence TTGAATATTGTGATTATCAACGGGCAGAACCACAAGGGAAATACGCGTATGGTTGCCCATGAACTTGCAGAAAAAGTGGGCGGGGAGATTACAGAATTCTTTCTGCCGAAAGATTTTGATGAGCCCTGCATTGGCTGCTGGACCTGTTTCAAGACGGACCTGACGCACTGTCCGCATTACGAAAAACTGCGCCCGCTGTCAGAAGCAATGGACCGAGCGGACCTCATCATTTTAGCGAGCCCGGTATATGTGTTTCACGCTACGGGGCAGATGATGAATTTTCTTGACCACTTCGGGACGCAGTGGATGGTGCACCGACCAAAGGAATGTATGTTTCACAAGCAGGGGGTCTGCATCTCTACTGCTGCGGGCGGCGGTATGAAGGATACCTGCAAAGATATGTATGACAGTCTGCTGTTTTGGGGTGTACCGAAAATTTACAGTTTGGGCTTTGGAGTGCAGGCGGCAAGCCCTGACAACATTCCGGAAAAGATTTTACAGAAGATTCACCGCAAAACAGATTCTTTGGCAGCAAAGATTCGCAGAAATTGTGAACCCTCCAGTCCAAATCTGAAAGCGCGGTTTTGGTTTACTGCCGTTAGGTCTGCCCACAGGCATTCTCTGAAAATGGAGCCGGACTATTCGTATTGGGAGGAAAAAGGATGGAACGGCAAAAATCGGCCGTGGAAATCTAAAAAAGCACAGAGCAATATAATATAA
- a CDS encoding NAD(P)/FAD-dependent oxidoreductase — protein MKKVIIIGAGPAGLTAAHELLSRAGNDFSVTVLEESDAVGGISRTVRWHGNRMDIGGHRFFSKEEKVNRWWAERLPAQGAPAYDDKILGRPCSLTEGGPDPEKEDRVMLTRQRVSRIYYNRRFFDYPISMKPQTFRNLGFATTAKAGCSYLAARMHKLPEDSLENFYINRFGKTLYSMFFEGYTEKVWGRPPCKISADWGSQRVKGLSVSAVLKDMLQRATGKQNAETETSLIEQFQYPKYGPGQLWEETAAEVEKMGGRLYKNCRVAGIHKEDRRITALTVQTPEGTKEIAGDVFLSSMPIKDLIAGMEQVPPEIAKLAAGLPYRDFVTVGLLVKKLNLKNETNIKTLGSLVPDCWIYIQDTGVKLGRLQIFNNWSPYMVEKPDDTVWIGLEYFCTEGDAFWNMTEEQCAVYAAGELLRMGILSSADDILDSHRERVKKAYPAYFDTYVQIDQIIAYLNQYPNLYCIGRNGQHRYNNMDHSMMTAFEAADNIIAGREDKSNVWNVNTDNDYQEEKQSGPKA, from the coding sequence TTGAAAAAGGTTATTATTATTGGTGCTGGCCCGGCTGGTCTTACCGCGGCGCACGAGCTGCTTTCGCGCGCCGGAAATGATTTTTCGGTGACTGTTTTAGAGGAAAGCGATGCAGTGGGCGGCATCTCCCGCACCGTGCGCTGGCACGGCAACCGCATGGATATTGGCGGCCACCGCTTTTTTTCCAAAGAGGAAAAGGTCAACCGCTGGTGGGCAGAGCGTCTACCCGCACAGGGTGCGCCCGCCTACGACGACAAGATTTTGGGCCGGCCCTGCAGCCTGACTGAGGGCGGCCCGGACCCCGAAAAAGAGGACCGCGTGATGTTGACACGGCAGCGGGTGTCGCGCATCTATTACAACCGCCGCTTTTTCGATTACCCTATCTCGATGAAGCCACAGACTTTCCGCAACCTGGGTTTTGCCACCACAGCAAAAGCCGGCTGCAGCTACCTTGCTGCGCGTATGCACAAACTGCCGGAAGACAGCCTGGAAAATTTCTATATCAATCGTTTTGGTAAAACCCTTTACAGTATGTTCTTTGAGGGCTACACCGAGAAGGTCTGGGGGCGCCCGCCGTGCAAGATTTCTGCCGACTGGGGATCGCAGCGGGTGAAGGGACTTTCGGTTTCCGCTGTGCTGAAAGATATGCTGCAGCGCGCAACCGGAAAACAGAACGCCGAAACGGAAACCTCCTTGATTGAGCAGTTTCAGTACCCCAAATACGGCCCGGGTCAGCTGTGGGAAGAAACTGCTGCCGAAGTAGAAAAAATGGGCGGCAGGCTGTACAAAAACTGCCGCGTTGCCGGCATTCACAAGGAAGACCGCCGCATCACAGCGCTGACCGTGCAGACACCGGAGGGTACAAAGGAAATAGCCGGCGATGTTTTTCTCTCCTCTATGCCCATTAAGGATCTCATTGCCGGTATGGAGCAGGTGCCGCCGGAAATTGCAAAGCTTGCCGCCGGCCTACCCTACCGTGACTTTGTGACCGTGGGACTGCTGGTAAAAAAGCTGAACCTTAAAAATGAAACAAACATCAAGACGCTCGGCAGCCTGGTACCGGACTGCTGGATTTATATACAGGATACCGGCGTAAAACTGGGTCGGCTGCAGATTTTCAACAACTGGTCTCCCTATATGGTGGAAAAACCGGATGACACCGTGTGGATTGGTCTGGAATACTTCTGTACGGAAGGCGATGCTTTCTGGAACATGACCGAAGAACAGTGTGCCGTTTATGCGGCCGGCGAACTGCTGCGCATGGGCATTCTCTCCAGTGCAGATGATATTTTGGATTCCCACCGCGAGCGGGTAAAGAAAGCCTACCCCGCTTATTTTGATACCTACGTGCAGATAGACCAAATCATTGCGTACCTCAATCAATACCCAAATCTTTACTGCATTGGCCGCAATGGACAGCACCGCTACAACAACATGGATCACTCTATGATGACGGCATTTGAAGCCGCCGACAATATTATCGCCGGCAGAGAGGACAAGTCAAATGTCTGGAATGTCAATACCGACAACGATTACCAGGAAGAAAAGCAAAGCGGACCCAAAGCGTAA
- a CDS encoding DNA-binding protein — MAKDLEISLLLDYYGSVLTEKQRKVVACYYNDDLSLSEIAQNEGITRQGVRDAIKRGEAQLRDMEKDLGLLKKSRERMAAYARVRQYAEHVRDYNSRFVYDRSITEQIENLLKVLDKLESAE; from the coding sequence TTGGCAAAAGATTTGGAAATTTCTCTTTTACTGGATTATTACGGCTCTGTGCTGACAGAAAAGCAGCGCAAAGTTGTGGCCTGCTACTACAACGACGACCTGTCTTTGTCAGAAATTGCCCAAAATGAGGGAATTACCCGCCAGGGCGTGCGCGATGCGATTAAGCGCGGCGAGGCGCAGCTGCGGGATATGGAAAAAGACCTTGGCCTGCTGAAAAAGTCACGGGAGCGCATGGCCGCCTACGCGCGTGTGCGCCAGTATGCGGAGCATGTCCGCGACTACAACAGCCGCTTTGTTTACGACCGTTCCATTACAGAGCAGATTGAAAACCTGCTGAAAGTACTGGATAAACTGGAGTCGGCAGAATAA
- the ffh gene encoding signal recognition particle protein produces the protein MAFESLSDKLSAAFKRLKSKGKLTEDDVKTAMREVRLALLEADVNYKVAKEFTKKVSERAVGSEVMESLTPGQMVVKIVNEELTQLMGGGEARLKFPSSGPCIVLLCGLQGAGKTTHAAKLGRLLKKQGHRPMLAACDVYRPAAVKQLQIVGAQAGVPVFEEGQGDPIKISRDAVHHAKDYGNDVVLIDTAGRLQIDDKLMDELKNIKEAVQPQEILLVVDSMTGQEAVNVAKSFDEKLDITGVILTKLDGDTRGGAALSVKAVTGKPIKFAGTGEKLDDIEVFHPDRMASRILGMGDVLTLIEDAESSLDKKQAEKAAKRMLESKLDFNDLLSQLEQVKKMGPIRGVLEKIGMDTRKLSDSQLDDHILDREKAIILSMTPQEREKPSLINPSRKRRIAAGSGMRVEDVNKLLRSMEQMQKMMKQMKGKNGKGRRRRMPPMNMPGMPGMPGGMPF, from the coding sequence ATGGCATTTGAGAGCCTTTCCGATAAGCTTTCTGCCGCATTTAAGCGGCTGAAAAGCAAGGGAAAACTTACCGAAGATGATGTAAAGACCGCCATGCGCGAAGTGCGCCTTGCTTTACTTGAAGCCGATGTCAATTACAAAGTTGCAAAAGAATTCACCAAAAAGGTGAGCGAGCGTGCTGTCGGCAGCGAGGTCATGGAAAGCCTGACCCCGGGCCAGATGGTCGTAAAAATTGTAAACGAAGAACTTACCCAGCTGATGGGCGGCGGCGAGGCAAGGCTGAAGTTTCCCTCTTCTGGTCCGTGCATTGTGCTGCTGTGCGGTCTGCAGGGCGCCGGCAAGACCACCCATGCGGCGAAACTCGGCCGGCTGCTCAAAAAGCAGGGGCACCGCCCCATGCTTGCGGCATGTGATGTTTACCGCCCTGCAGCGGTTAAGCAGCTGCAAATTGTCGGTGCACAGGCCGGTGTCCCTGTCTTTGAAGAAGGACAGGGCGACCCGATTAAAATCAGCAGGGACGCGGTGCACCACGCAAAAGACTATGGCAATGATGTCGTGCTGATTGATACCGCTGGCCGTCTGCAGATTGACGACAAGCTGATGGATGAGCTGAAAAATATCAAAGAAGCCGTACAGCCGCAGGAAATTCTGCTGGTTGTTGACAGTATGACCGGCCAGGAAGCTGTCAATGTTGCAAAATCTTTTGATGAAAAGCTGGATATCACCGGCGTGATTCTCACCAAACTCGACGGCGATACCCGCGGCGGTGCGGCCCTTTCCGTCAAAGCTGTCACCGGCAAACCGATTAAGTTCGCCGGCACCGGCGAAAAACTGGATGACATTGAGGTCTTCCACCCAGACCGCATGGCTTCCCGTATCCTTGGCATGGGCGATGTGCTGACGCTGATTGAAGACGCGGAGAGCAGCCTGGACAAAAAGCAGGCCGAAAAGGCTGCAAAGCGCATGCTGGAGAGCAAGCTGGATTTCAACGACCTGCTGTCTCAACTAGAGCAGGTTAAAAAAATGGGGCCTATCCGCGGTGTGCTGGAGAAAATCGGCATGGATACCCGCAAACTCAGCGACTCTCAGCTGGATGACCATATCCTTGACCGGGAAAAAGCAATCATCCTTTCCATGACACCGCAGGAGCGCGAGAAACCATCCCTGATCAATCCTTCCCGCAAGCGCCGCATAGCCGCCGGCAGCGGCATGCGTGTGGAAGATGTCAACAAGCTGCTGCGCTCTATGGAGCAGATGCAGAAAATGATGAAGCAGATGAAGGGCAAAAATGGGAAGGGCCGCCGCCGGCGGATGCCACCCATGAATATGCCGGGAATGCCCGGCATGCCCGGTGGAATGCCGTTTTAA
- the trmD gene encoding tRNA (guanosine(37)-N1)-methyltransferase TrmD, giving the protein MRIDLITLFPEMCEAVLAESIVGRGRKRGAVQIVPHQLRSYAHDKHSTVDDTVFGGGKGMLLLAQPIAACFDDLIRTLGKKPHILFMSPQGRQLNQKLLKELNNYENICILCGHYEGVDERVLESYVDEEVSLGDFVLTGGELPALCLIDSLARLQPGVLASDECFQEESHYNGLLEYPQYTRPQVWRGKSVPAPLMTGHHANIALWRHHQSLLRTLQKRPDLLETAPLTQEDKKFLKEWQTGKTKENF; this is encoded by the coding sequence ATGCGGATTGACCTGATTACCCTGTTTCCCGAAATGTGTGAAGCAGTGTTGGCCGAGAGCATTGTGGGGCGTGGACGCAAGCGCGGCGCAGTGCAGATTGTGCCGCACCAGCTGCGCAGCTATGCCCACGATAAACACAGCACAGTGGATGATACGGTCTTTGGCGGAGGCAAGGGAATGCTGCTGCTCGCGCAGCCGATTGCCGCCTGCTTTGACGACCTCATTCGGACATTGGGGAAAAAACCGCATATACTGTTTATGAGCCCCCAGGGCAGACAGCTTAACCAAAAACTGCTGAAAGAACTCAACAACTACGAAAATATTTGTATCCTTTGCGGGCACTACGAGGGTGTGGATGAGCGGGTGCTGGAAAGTTATGTGGACGAGGAAGTCTCTCTTGGCGACTTTGTGCTGACCGGCGGTGAGCTGCCGGCTTTGTGCCTGATCGATTCTTTGGCGCGTCTGCAGCCCGGGGTCCTTGCCTCCGACGAATGTTTTCAGGAAGAAAGCCATTACAATGGCCTGTTGGAGTACCCACAGTATACCCGCCCGCAGGTGTGGCGCGGCAAAAGCGTGCCCGCGCCGCTGATGACCGGCCACCATGCCAATATTGCCCTTTGGCGTCATCACCAAAGCCTGCTGCGCACCTTACAAAAAAGGCCGGATTTACTGGAAACGGCACCCCTGACGCAGGAAGACAAAAAATTCCTGAAGGAATGGCAGACTGGAAAAACCAAAGAGAATTTTTAA